A part of Prolixibacteraceae bacterium genomic DNA contains:
- a CDS encoding TolC family protein, with amino-acid sequence MIYCHIKTVIRSHKAVDLSEVIKMKKLLSLIMMVSISVTSGYTKRKVEIGIVADQSNYNHFIEEIKSEISQISADAFDIHFSNIRYNQSNKESACKIYDQAVQQSDIVIALGMYNMMMLTDNKSFMKPTIMSGNINLDFVKDLDQLNNHKIKNVNCLFSSYSYRKDLASLYTLNHFKKLAIIVDKDNEGVLPLEDIFTPLLESFDAEYKIHRVGLSDLDPLDYDEYDAIYFASTSTFERKNFKEFIQEMNKSQKVTFISQQNTNYKQGVLATMQSEKNELLYARQLAMNVVSVIEGKPAEELPHLLLQPQKLHINIPTAKAIGFPLSFVMLGEVVFTDNPVTSHLIEPLTLASSLRTVLTDNQLLLAKSKSVAISQMEVKEAKRDYLPDVKVEASGTYLDPEIAKASFGQKAEMTTDISLELSQVIYSYDASKNIQIKKHLAKAEKFNFTVSQIDMLYQVTGSYLNALMLQEKLQIAYQDLQLTEQHLEVANQKYILGQSSKSDVYRLENQKIGQVQQIITNNAQLQEVIQGLNVQMNREVTDSITLSTNLLDLSHIKSQYYPINRRLVSVDKSHDLKTNLVSYVWENTPSLRSIQSQRMALNEKMKIYGKGKWIPTVSAYGTYSNTVLREGEGASISLPAGFSAMPTEMYQMGVKLSYPIFNQNKRTVKKKITNVELQQMESQESYEKKMLEQSISSSILTLKGELQKIELADSNVEISERSLNMIQENYAQGQCALIEVIDAQNSYIKSKHQSIIAKLDYYKTLMEVEKATGYFFSLHTAEMNENFLSQL; translated from the coding sequence ATGATCTATTGCCACATCAAAACAGTTATTCGATCACATAAAGCAGTAGACCTAAGTGAAGTTATAAAGATGAAGAAACTATTAAGTCTCATAATGATGGTCAGTATATCTGTCACATCTGGATATACTAAGAGAAAAGTAGAGATCGGTATTGTAGCCGATCAATCTAACTACAACCATTTTATTGAAGAGATCAAATCTGAGATATCGCAAATATCTGCCGATGCCTTTGATATTCATTTCTCTAACATAAGGTACAATCAATCTAACAAAGAGAGTGCTTGTAAGATATATGATCAAGCCGTTCAACAAAGTGATATTGTCATTGCGTTGGGAATGTACAACATGATGATGTTGACGGACAACAAGAGTTTTATGAAGCCCACCATCATGTCTGGAAACATCAACCTAGACTTTGTAAAAGATCTAGACCAGCTCAATAACCATAAAATTAAGAATGTAAATTGTCTTTTTAGCTCCTACTCTTATCGTAAAGATTTGGCTAGTTTATACACCCTAAACCACTTTAAGAAATTGGCTATTATTGTCGATAAAGATAACGAAGGAGTACTTCCTTTAGAAGACATTTTCACCCCACTACTTGAATCGTTTGATGCTGAATATAAGATTCATCGTGTGGGGCTATCTGATCTCGACCCTTTAGATTACGATGAGTATGATGCCATCTATTTTGCATCCACTAGTACATTCGAACGAAAGAACTTCAAAGAGTTCATTCAAGAGATGAACAAATCCCAAAAGGTGACCTTCATCTCTCAACAAAACACCAATTACAAACAGGGGGTATTGGCTACCATGCAATCTGAGAAGAACGAACTGCTATATGCTCGTCAACTAGCAATGAATGTTGTCTCTGTGATAGAAGGGAAGCCGGCCGAGGAGTTACCCCACCTACTCCTTCAACCCCAGAAACTACATATCAATATCCCTACGGCAAAAGCCATTGGGTTTCCGCTATCATTTGTAATGCTTGGTGAGGTTGTTTTTACCGACAACCCTGTCACAAGCCATCTGATAGAGCCCCTTACCTTAGCCAGCTCTTTAAGAACTGTGCTTACCGACAATCAGCTACTTTTAGCCAAGTCCAAGTCGGTAGCCATCTCTCAGATGGAAGTGAAAGAGGCCAAAAGAGATTACCTGCCAGACGTAAAAGTAGAAGCCTCAGGAACCTATTTAGACCCAGAGATAGCTAAAGCTTCGTTTGGACAGAAAGCAGAGATGACCACCGACATCTCATTAGAACTATCTCAAGTGATCTACTCCTATGATGCCAGCAAAAACATCCAAATAAAGAAGCACCTAGCGAAAGCTGAAAAGTTCAATTTTACCGTATCACAGATTGATATGCTATACCAAGTGACTGGTAGCTATCTCAATGCATTGATGCTTCAAGAGAAACTTCAGATTGCTTACCAAGACCTTCAGCTCACAGAACAACATCTAGAGGTCGCCAACCAGAAATATATCCTTGGTCAATCGAGCAAGTCTGATGTATATCGACTAGAGAACCAAAAGATAGGTCAAGTGCAACAGATTATCACCAACAATGCCCAACTACAAGAGGTTATCCAAGGACTCAATGTACAGATGAACAGAGAGGTCACTGATTCGATCACTCTGTCCACTAATCTTCTGGACTTATCTCATATCAAATCACAATACTATCCAATAAATCGTCGCCTAGTATCTGTGGATAAGAGCCACGATTTAAAAACGAATTTGGTGAGTTATGTATGGGAAAACACCCCATCATTAAGATCAATACAGAGCCAACGTATGGCCCTAAACGAGAAGATGAAGATCTATGGCAAAGGCAAGTGGATACCCACTGTCAGCGCCTATGGAACCTATAGTAATACCGTCCTTCGTGAAGGTGAAGGCGCATCCATCTCCCTTCCAGCAGGCTTCTCTGCAATGCCAACGGAGATGTATCAAATGGGGGTGAAATTAAGCTATCCCATTTTTAATCAAAATAAACGCACTGTAAAGAAAAAGATAACAAACGTAGAGCTACAACAGATGGAATCACAAGAGTCATACGAAAAGAAGATGTTAGAACAGAGTATCTCCTCTAGCATTTTGACATTGAAAGGTGAACTACAGAAGATTGAGCTTGCCGACTCCAATGTAGAGATTAGTGAAAGATCATTGAATATGATCCAAGAGAATTACGCACAAGGGCAGTGTGCGCTTATCGAGGTGATTGATGCACAAAATAGTTACATTAAATCCAAACACCAAAGCATCATTGCCAAGCTTGATTACTACAAAACGCTAATGGAAGTAGAGAAGGCTACAGGATACTTCTTCTCTCTTCATACAGCCGAAATGAATGAAAACTTTCTATCACAACTATAA
- a CDS encoding PorT family protein, giving the protein MKKLIIMFALCLVSMTNSFAQEKHYGVRLGYNGTHLQDNGDKVGSAENNYFISMYKDSKIMPFLFLNSGLEYTKYGGDVLNQSYELHYVGIPLGLKVKFGPLFVVGGAAFNVKVSEKNNPYSSSSKWYDTNAFAQAGLEILFLTIDAKYTWGLTDVQNNITNNGLQVGVGVRF; this is encoded by the coding sequence ATGAAGAAGTTAATAATAATGTTCGCGCTTTGTCTCGTGTCAATGACTAATAGTTTTGCACAAGAGAAGCATTATGGAGTAAGGTTAGGTTACAACGGAACCCATCTACAGGATAATGGTGACAAAGTAGGTAGTGCTGAAAACAACTATTTTATCAGCATGTACAAAGACTCTAAAATCATGCCTTTCCTATTTTTAAATAGTGGTTTAGAGTACACTAAGTATGGTGGTGATGTATTAAACCAAAGTTATGAATTACACTATGTTGGTATACCTCTAGGACTTAAAGTGAAGTTTGGTCCTCTATTTGTAGTAGGTGGAGCAGCCTTTAATGTGAAAGTTTCCGAAAAGAACAATCCATATAGTAGTAGCTCTAAATGGTACGACACCAATGCTTTCGCACAAGCTGGATTAGAGATCCTATTCCTAACCATCGATGCGAAGTACACTTGGGGTCTAACCGATGTACAGAACAACATTACCAACAACGGTCTCCAAGTCGGAGTCGGTGTACGTTTCTAG
- the recN gene encoding DNA repair protein RecN, which translates to MLKHLSISNYAIISDLSLDLEKGFSIITGETGAGKSIILGALSILMGARTEASVLKNKEKKCIIEAQFDIEAYGLESLFESYDLDWDATTYIRREITPKGKSRAFINDSPASVKILKEISSALIDIHAQNEALKMHEKSFQYEILDASLPNRDLLNNYTSLYHRWGSLTRQLQEKEQAYLKACADFDYYQFQVNQLAEANLQEDEQDSLEQRRDAMEHAESIHAALYQTSQGLNVDEVGVTPRLKEIYQTLQRVADHSKEVKELSDRLESAWYELRDISNEAEALASNYIYNPVELEEINQRLDTIYTLQQKHRVNTIAELLQIESEYADQIGSVSHMEQEIESLKDELHQITDQLTETANLLSEARSNVLGDIESYIQHILLDLGMPNASFKIQLDTTEKFNRWGNNEIEYLLAANKNQILEPIHKVASGGEVSRVMLALKSLLVQKKSLPTMIFDEIDTGISGDIARKMGLLLKEMGTNMQVINITHLPQVAALGDNHFFVYKSDSESETNSHIRKLTLEERLHEVAKMLSGETITDAALKNAKELMNDQIM; encoded by the coding sequence ATGCTCAAACATCTTTCTATATCAAACTACGCAATTATCTCTGATCTTTCGTTAGATCTAGAGAAAGGGTTTAGTATCATTACCGGTGAAACTGGTGCTGGTAAATCCATTATTCTAGGAGCTCTTTCCATTCTTATGGGTGCCCGAACAGAGGCCTCCGTTTTAAAGAATAAGGAGAAAAAATGTATCATTGAGGCGCAATTTGATATAGAGGCTTATGGGTTAGAGTCGCTGTTCGAATCCTACGATCTTGATTGGGATGCGACAACATACATCCGTAGAGAGATTACGCCCAAAGGCAAATCGCGTGCATTTATCAATGACAGCCCAGCGAGCGTAAAGATTCTTAAAGAGATCTCCAGTGCATTGATTGATATCCATGCACAGAACGAAGCGTTGAAGATGCATGAGAAGTCGTTTCAATATGAGATACTCGATGCCTCTCTACCCAATCGTGACCTACTGAACAACTATACGTCCTTATACCATCGATGGGGAAGTTTGACACGTCAACTACAGGAGAAAGAGCAAGCCTACCTAAAAGCTTGTGCCGATTTCGACTACTATCAATTTCAAGTAAACCAGTTAGCTGAGGCCAATCTACAAGAAGACGAACAGGATAGTTTAGAGCAGCGTAGAGATGCCATGGAGCATGCAGAATCTATACATGCCGCACTCTATCAGACCTCACAAGGATTGAATGTCGATGAGGTGGGAGTGACACCCCGTTTAAAAGAGATATACCAAACACTACAGCGTGTCGCCGACCACTCCAAGGAGGTAAAAGAGCTCAGCGATCGTCTTGAGAGTGCATGGTATGAGCTTCGTGATATCTCCAACGAAGCCGAAGCACTTGCTTCAAACTATATATACAACCCTGTGGAGTTGGAAGAGATCAACCAGCGTCTGGATACGATCTACACCCTTCAGCAGAAACATCGTGTCAATACCATCGCAGAGTTACTGCAGATAGAGAGTGAGTATGCCGATCAGATCGGTTCCGTTTCGCATATGGAACAAGAGATAGAGTCCTTAAAAGACGAACTCCATCAAATCACTGACCAGCTAACCGAAACAGCCAACCTACTATCCGAGGCACGTTCTAATGTATTAGGAGATATCGAATCTTACATTCAACATATCTTGCTCGACCTTGGAATGCCTAATGCCTCTTTCAAGATACAGCTCGACACGACAGAGAAGTTCAATCGTTGGGGTAATAATGAGATAGAATATCTACTTGCGGCCAACAAGAATCAAATCTTAGAGCCTATCCACAAAGTCGCTTCTGGTGGTGAGGTATCTCGTGTTATGTTAGCCCTAAAGTCACTATTGGTTCAGAAGAAATCCCTTCCAACCATGATCTTTGACGAGATTGACACGGGTATTTCAGGAGATATTGCGCGTAAGATGGGGCTACTTTTAAAAGAGATGGGAACCAACATGCAAGTGATCAACATCACCCATCTACCACAAGTTGCAGCCTTAGGTGATAACCACTTCTTTGTCTACAAATCCGATTCTGAGAGTGAGACAAACTCTCATATCCGCAAACTAACTCTCGAAGAGCGTCTTCATGAAGTGGCAAAAATGCTTAGTGGAGAGACCATCACCGACGCTGCACTAAAGAATGCCAAAGAGTTGATGAACGATCAAATAATGTAG
- a CDS encoding DUF4835 family protein: protein MMRKYWLCISLFLMVQMMAISQELRCSVSVTGSGVEGVNPEVFSEMQKQISEFINNTRWSQDRYRMEERIVCNMTIQITSQYSDDGYRGTIQVQSRRPAFNSSYESTMLNLKDKDFDVRFDQYKQIEFSQNSSGDNLSNILAYYVYIVLGFDYDTFSPMGGQPYFEKASEIVNRSQNIQMKGWKSFENDYNRYWLVNNVMNSSYSDFRTLVYEYYRNGLDLMSDKLEMGQENIVESLKNLQKVNRARSGLYIVRVFCDAHRNEIVSILQGMTSSKKNTAFQIMMECDPSNSAVYEKAMQTQ, encoded by the coding sequence ATGATGCGAAAATATTGGTTGTGTATCTCTCTGTTCCTCATGGTTCAGATGATGGCGATATCACAAGAGCTACGATGTAGTGTTAGTGTTACAGGTTCGGGGGTTGAAGGAGTAAATCCGGAGGTCTTCAGTGAGATGCAAAAGCAGATCTCTGAATTTATCAATAATACCCGTTGGTCACAAGATCGCTATCGTATGGAAGAGCGTATTGTGTGTAATATGACCATACAAATTACGAGTCAATATTCCGATGATGGATATCGTGGTACCATTCAAGTACAATCTCGTCGTCCTGCTTTCAACTCAAGTTATGAGTCGACCATGTTAAATCTAAAGGACAAAGACTTTGACGTCCGTTTCGATCAATACAAGCAGATAGAGTTCTCACAAAACAGTAGTGGTGACAACCTATCAAATATCTTAGCATATTACGTTTATATCGTATTAGGATTTGATTATGACACCTTCTCTCCAATGGGTGGACAGCCCTATTTCGAGAAAGCATCAGAGATTGTCAACCGTTCACAGAACATCCAGATGAAAGGATGGAAATCATTCGAAAACGACTACAACCGTTACTGGCTTGTAAACAACGTGATGAACTCATCCTATAGTGACTTCCGTACGCTTGTATACGAATACTATCGCAACGGTTTAGACCTTATGTCGGACAAACTAGAGATGGGACAAGAGAATATTGTAGAGAGCTTAAAGAACCTCCAGAAAGTCAATCGTGCTCGTTCTGGGCTATATATTGTTCGTGTCTTCTGTGATGCCCATCGTAACGAAATCGTATCCATTCTTCAGGGAATGACCAGCTCAAAAAAGAACACCGCCTTTCAAATAATGATGGAGTGTGACCCTTCAAATAGTGCAGTTTACGAGAAAGCGATGCAAACTCAATAG
- a CDS encoding DNA-directed RNA polymerase subunit omega, with amino-acid sequence MVDYKKTKAAQTTVARDLELLGDKTGNIYESIAIIGKRANQVGAELKDELNQKLQEFASVTDNLEEVFENREQIEISKYYERLPKASLIAYQEFLDDEVYYRNPAKENKEA; translated from the coding sequence ATGGTAGATTACAAAAAGACTAAGGCTGCGCAAACTACAGTTGCACGTGACTTAGAATTATTAGGAGACAAAACGGGAAATATTTACGAAAGTATTGCCATCATCGGTAAAAGAGCCAATCAAGTTGGAGCCGAGTTGAAGGACGAATTGAATCAAAAGCTTCAAGAGTTTGCATCGGTAACGGACAATCTAGAAGAGGTTTTTGAGAACCGTGAGCAGATTGAGATTTCTAAGTATTACGAAAGACTTCCTAAGGCATCTTTGATTGCATATCAAGAGTTCTTGGATGATGAGGTTTACTATCGTAACCCTGCAAAAGAGAACAAAGAAGCATAA
- the bamD gene encoding outer membrane protein assembly factor BamD has product MNRIFRFLLVAFSVVIITSCGEYQKVLKSTDYEYKYKKAKEYYEKKQYAKSVTLFEEVAPIFSGTSKAAEAYYYYAKSYLGQKDYYSAAMYFRSILEKYPRSEYAEECQYLVGYCFYQLSPYVRLDQSDTDMAISALTRYTMLYPDTEKAKEADHMIKKLNDKLTYKAYLNATLYYDLEDFKAAVVSLKECLREYPNSKYTEDLMYKLFRAKYLLGRNSVDEKKRKRLNSAMDEYYRYVDAFPESKHRKDVDRSFAHIKKMLNLKEEDLNIK; this is encoded by the coding sequence ATGAATCGTATTTTTCGTTTTTTATTGGTCGCGTTTTCGGTGGTTATTATAACCTCCTGTGGAGAATATCAGAAGGTACTTAAAAGTACTGATTATGAGTATAAGTACAAGAAAGCTAAGGAGTATTATGAGAAAAAACAGTATGCTAAGTCAGTAACTCTGTTTGAAGAAGTGGCTCCTATTTTTAGTGGTACAAGTAAAGCCGCTGAGGCTTACTATTATTATGCGAAAAGTTATCTTGGACAAAAAGATTATTACTCTGCAGCGATGTATTTTCGTTCTATTTTAGAGAAATATCCTAGATCGGAATATGCTGAGGAGTGTCAATACCTTGTAGGGTATTGTTTCTATCAGTTGTCACCATACGTGCGATTAGATCAGTCAGATACAGATATGGCTATAAGTGCATTGACGCGCTATACTATGCTTTATCCAGACACAGAGAAGGCGAAAGAGGCGGATCATATGATTAAGAAACTTAACGACAAACTTACCTATAAAGCTTATCTAAATGCAACGTTGTATTATGATCTAGAGGATTTCAAGGCGGCGGTTGTTTCATTAAAAGAGTGTCTTCGAGAGTATCCAAACTCAAAATATACCGAAGATTTAATGTACAAGCTGTTTCGTGCTAAATACCTATTGGGGCGTAACAGTGTAGATGAGAAGAAACGCAAGCGTTTAAATAGTGCAATGGATGAGTATTATCGTTATGTGGATGCTTTCCCAGAGAGCAAACACCGTAAGGACGTAGACCGATCTTTTGCACATATCAAAAAGATGTTGAACCTAAAAGAAGAAGATTTAAATATCAAATAA
- a CDS encoding aminotransferase class I/II-fold pyridoxal phosphate-dependent enzyme has product MDIFEKIKTDKGNIGQYQKQAHGYFSFPKLEGEIGPRMKFRGKEVLTWSLNNYIGLANHPEVRKADAEAAADYGMAYPMGARMMSGQTSKHEELEKQLADFVGKPDAFLLNFGYQGMVSIIDAVVSRNDVIVYDAESHACILDGVRLHMGKRYVYQHNDMDSLKKQLTHATRLAEKTGGGILVITEGVFGMAGDLGKLDEIVALKNEYKFRLLVDDAHGFGTMGSTGAGAGEHFGVMKDIDLYFGTFAKSMAGIGAFVACEEEVCDYLRYNMRSQTFAKSLPMPMVMGSLKRLELLRNETSLRENLWNIVNALQGGLREAGFDLGITNSPVTPVYLSGSVPEGTNVVMDLRENYNLFCSIVVYPVIPKGQLLLRLIPTAMHTLEDVEYTIKAFSEVKKKLEDGKYSKTQMANVL; this is encoded by the coding sequence GTGGATATTTTTGAAAAAATAAAAACCGACAAAGGTAATATTGGCCAGTATCAGAAGCAGGCTCATGGTTACTTTTCTTTCCCTAAACTAGAGGGAGAGATTGGACCTCGTATGAAATTCCGAGGAAAAGAAGTTTTAACTTGGAGTTTGAATAACTACATTGGATTAGCAAATCATCCTGAAGTTCGCAAAGCAGATGCTGAAGCGGCAGCAGATTATGGTATGGCTTATCCAATGGGAGCTAGAATGATGTCAGGCCAGACAAGCAAACACGAAGAGCTAGAAAAGCAACTTGCTGATTTCGTAGGAAAACCAGATGCATTCTTGTTAAACTTTGGTTACCAAGGAATGGTTTCGATCATTGATGCAGTTGTCAGTAGAAACGATGTGATCGTTTACGACGCAGAGTCTCATGCTTGTATTCTAGATGGTGTACGTCTTCATATGGGTAAACGTTACGTTTATCAACATAATGACATGGATAGCCTTAAAAAGCAGTTGACTCATGCTACTAGACTAGCGGAGAAAACTGGTGGTGGTATTCTTGTTATTACTGAAGGTGTATTCGGAATGGCAGGAGACCTTGGTAAGCTAGACGAGATCGTTGCACTGAAAAACGAATATAAATTCCGCCTTTTGGTTGATGACGCTCACGGTTTCGGTACAATGGGATCAACTGGTGCAGGTGCAGGAGAACATTTCGGTGTAATGAAAGACATCGATCTATATTTTGGTACTTTTGCGAAGTCGATGGCTGGAATCGGTGCTTTTGTTGCATGTGAAGAAGAAGTATGTGACTACCTTCGTTACAATATGAGAAGTCAGACTTTCGCTAAATCACTTCCAATGCCAATGGTAATGGGGTCATTAAAGCGTCTTGAACTGCTTCGTAATGAAACGTCTCTTAGAGAAAACCTTTGGAATATTGTTAATGCACTTCAAGGTGGATTACGTGAAGCTGGTTTCGACTTAGGAATTACAAATTCCCCAGTAACACCAGTATACCTTTCAGGTAGTGTACCAGAAGGAACGAATGTTGTAATGGATCTTCGTGAGAATTACAATCTTTTCTGTTCTATCGTAGTATACCCTGTTATTCCTAAAGGACAGTTGTTATTGAGGCTTATTCCTACTGCAATGCACACATTAGAAGATGTTGAATACACTATTAAAGCATTCTCTGAAGTGAAGAAAAAGCTAGAGGACGGAAAATACTCTAAGACACAAATGGCAAACGTTCTTTAA
- the trxB gene encoding thioredoxin-disulfide reductase: MSETNTTSIERVKCLIVGSGPAGYTAAIYAARANMSPVLYEGLQPGGQLTTTTEVENFPGYPEGVTGPVLMEDIKKQATRFGADMRWGIVTDVTFEGDIHKVVVDGATTIEAETVIIATGASAKYLGLDDEKKYAGSGVSACATCDGFFYRGKDVAVVGGGDTALEEAMYLANLCRKVYLIVRRDELRASKVMQDRLERTKNIEVLWKHQTLGLTGDGVVEGAVLVKNKGEENEEKVEIKIDGFFLAIGHNPNSEVFKKYINTDEVGYVLTEGVTSKTNVPGVFACGDVMDNSYRQAITAAGSGCKAALDAERYLAEKV; this comes from the coding sequence ATGAGCGAAACGAATACAACTTCAATAGAAAGAGTAAAGTGTCTTATTGTTGGTTCAGGACCTGCAGGATATACGGCAGCTATTTATGCCGCAAGAGCTAACATGAGTCCTGTATTGTATGAAGGTTTGCAGCCTGGAGGCCAGTTGACTACAACAACAGAGGTGGAGAATTTTCCTGGTTATCCTGAGGGAGTTACAGGACCTGTATTAATGGAAGATATTAAAAAACAGGCTACTCGTTTTGGTGCGGATATGCGTTGGGGAATCGTGACAGATGTGACTTTCGAGGGAGATATTCATAAGGTGGTAGTTGATGGTGCTACAACGATTGAGGCAGAGACTGTTATTATTGCAACTGGAGCTTCAGCGAAGTATCTTGGTTTAGATGATGAGAAGAAGTATGCAGGTTCTGGAGTGTCTGCTTGTGCAACTTGTGATGGGTTTTTCTATAGAGGAAAAGATGTCGCTGTTGTTGGTGGTGGAGATACTGCACTAGAAGAGGCAATGTATTTGGCAAACTTATGTCGTAAAGTCTACTTAATTGTTCGTCGTGATGAGCTTAGAGCTTCTAAGGTAATGCAGGACCGTCTTGAGAGAACTAAGAATATTGAAGTACTTTGGAAACATCAGACGTTAGGACTTACTGGCGATGGTGTAGTGGAAGGCGCTGTTCTTGTTAAGAATAAAGGCGAAGAGAATGAAGAGAAGGTAGAGATTAAGATTGATGGATTCTTCTTGGCTATCGGACATAACCCTAATTCTGAAGTCTTCAAGAAGTATATTAATACAGATGAAGTCGGATATGTTCTGACAGAAGGAGTAACTTCTAAAACAAATGTGCCAGGTGTGTTTGCTTGTGGTGATGTGATGGATAATAGCTACCGTCAGGCAATTACTGCAGCAGGTTCTGGGTGTAAGGCAGCATTGGATGCAGAGCGTTATTTGGCAGAAAAAGTATAA